In Legionella cardiaca, a genomic segment contains:
- a CDS encoding aminotransferase class I/II-fold pyridoxal phosphate-dependent enzyme: MSKKFKHDLFEKCLEASSNFSAFNNNSDHYFIEPILEGNPDRTMIFNGQEMIMWAINDYLGLANNKEIIATAAEATARYGLGTPMGARKLTGTTAQHLLLENKLAEFLQKPQSHLSNYGYLGVIGAISALVKPGDAIVIDSLSHSCMIDGAFLAQARQYAKVYPFKHNDMNDLERQLTMAADDCDGGALVVTEGVFGMSGDLAKLNEICELKKQFNARIFLDDAHGFGVMGENGRGTAEHLGCHDDVDIYFGTFAKTFAGIGSVLAGEKDIISYISFNSRADLSSKSIPLAMITTLLKTLEFVKDNSLRQKMWTNAKKLQQGLLELGFKLGSTESPITAIRFSGEQCNLELGKKILQALREEYHIFCIAVTYPIVPAGVLVFRLIPTANHNNDDIDRTLNAFTELSQRFQLADRA; the protein is encoded by the coding sequence ATGAGTAAAAAATTCAAACACGATTTATTTGAGAAATGCTTGGAAGCTTCAAGTAATTTTTCCGCATTTAACAATAATTCTGATCATTATTTTATTGAGCCAATTCTTGAGGGGAATCCGGATCGGACTATGATTTTTAATGGTCAGGAAATGATAATGTGGGCAATTAATGATTATCTTGGATTGGCAAATAATAAAGAAATTATTGCTACAGCCGCAGAAGCTACTGCTCGTTATGGTTTGGGTACTCCTATGGGGGCAAGAAAGTTAACAGGCACCACAGCCCAACATCTGCTCCTTGAGAATAAACTGGCTGAATTTCTACAAAAACCTCAAAGTCATCTCTCTAACTATGGTTATTTGGGAGTCATAGGAGCGATTTCTGCGTTGGTTAAGCCTGGAGATGCAATCGTTATCGATAGTTTATCTCATTCATGCATGATTGATGGTGCTTTTTTAGCCCAAGCAAGACAGTATGCCAAGGTTTACCCCTTTAAACATAATGATATGAATGACCTTGAGCGTCAGCTGACTATGGCTGCTGATGATTGTGACGGAGGTGCTCTTGTCGTTACAGAGGGAGTTTTTGGAATGAGCGGGGACTTGGCCAAGTTGAATGAAATTTGTGAATTAAAAAAACAATTCAATGCCAGAATTTTCTTAGATGACGCGCATGGTTTTGGCGTAATGGGTGAAAATGGCCGTGGTACTGCTGAGCATTTGGGTTGCCATGATGATGTTGATATCTATTTTGGAACCTTTGCAAAGACTTTTGCTGGAATCGGTTCAGTGCTTGCAGGCGAGAAAGATATTATCTCTTATATTTCATTTAATTCCAGAGCAGATTTATCTTCAAAATCAATTCCTTTAGCAATGATTACAACGTTACTCAAAACCCTGGAGTTCGTAAAAGATAATAGTTTGCGCCAAAAAATGTGGACAAATGCTAAAAAATTACAGCAAGGCTTGTTGGAGCTAGGCTTTAAATTGGGCTCCACAGAGTCTCCCATTACTGCAATAAGATTTAGCGGAGAACAGTGTAACCTCGAGTTAGGTAAAAAAATATTACAGGCTCTTCGAGAGGAATATCATATTTTCTGTATAGCGGTGACTTATCCAATTGTTCCAGCAGGAGTTCTCGTTTTCAGGTTGATTCCCACTGCTAATCATAACAATGATGATATTGATAGAACCTTAAATGCTTTTACCGAATTAAGCCAACGTTTTCAATTGGCGGATAGAGCGTAA
- a CDS encoding phosphosulfolactate synthase: MNTLFDFINCPQRTSKKRDVGITSLLDKGLGVGALNDLLNVASEYIDLVKFSFGTAVVLSQDILKEKIVHLQQKDCEVCFGGTLYEIAEKQGSFDAYLNLCKQLELNYIEISDGAVPIPYQRKLDCIKQASDCGFIVLSEVGNKNPDIDNAIHIDERIDMVNRELETGSWKVIIEARESGTVGLFDSCGKINTDEFFTLINALPAEKLIFEAPKKSQQAWFINQLGVDVNLGNILPEDVISLESLRRQLRADTLCQY; encoded by the coding sequence ATGAATACTTTATTTGACTTTATCAATTGTCCTCAGAGAACTTCTAAAAAGAGGGATGTAGGGATAACTTCACTTCTTGACAAAGGATTAGGTGTGGGTGCACTCAATGACTTATTGAACGTTGCTTCGGAGTATATTGATTTGGTGAAATTTAGTTTTGGGACAGCTGTTGTATTATCACAGGATATTCTTAAGGAAAAAATTGTTCACTTGCAACAAAAAGATTGTGAAGTCTGTTTTGGTGGCACTCTGTATGAAATTGCAGAAAAACAGGGGAGCTTTGATGCCTATTTGAACTTATGTAAGCAACTAGAATTAAATTACATTGAAATATCTGATGGTGCGGTGCCAATTCCTTATCAAAGAAAGCTTGATTGCATAAAGCAAGCAAGCGATTGTGGTTTCATTGTGTTGAGCGAAGTTGGTAATAAGAATCCTGATATTGATAATGCGATTCACATTGATGAAAGAATAGATATGGTAAATCGAGAGTTAGAGACTGGTAGTTGGAAAGTTATTATTGAAGCACGAGAATCAGGTACGGTTGGCTTATTCGATAGTTGTGGAAAAATAAACACAGATGAATTTTTTACTCTTATCAATGCTTTACCAGCAGAAAAATTAATATTTGAAGCACCTAAGAAATCACAGCAAGCCTGGTTTATTAATCAACTAGGGGTAGATGTTAATCTTGGTAATATTCTTCCTGAAGATGTCATTAGTCTTGAATCATTAAGACGACAGTTAAGAGCTGACACATTATGTCAGTATTAG
- a CDS encoding 2-phosphosulfolactate phosphatase, translating into MSVLVVEFLLGVTGAKIAAKRNHTVVVIDVLRASSTIVTLLDKGVQAIKPVESIHHWDGLIIGEEDGQRINGCHLNNSPTEVKEMSFNRHEVVAIKTTNGSACIMASKSINNHVLIGSALNAKASAALASSIAIHNGGFISIVLAGWRGQIALDDLYIASLIFDNIPHKKLLTGVIKYQGVDDLYSAMIGTEAAKRLHKLGYEKDILTCAQQDVTQTVPYYDGELIRSWHPTGDN; encoded by the coding sequence ATGTCAGTATTAGTTGTTGAGTTTTTGCTTGGTGTAACTGGGGCAAAAATTGCTGCGAAACGAAATCATACGGTAGTGGTCATTGATGTATTAAGAGCGAGCAGCACGATTGTTACCTTACTCGATAAAGGTGTTCAAGCTATTAAACCTGTTGAATCAATCCACCATTGGGATGGGTTGATCATTGGTGAGGAAGATGGTCAGCGAATAAATGGTTGTCATTTAAATAACTCTCCGACTGAGGTTAAGGAAATGTCCTTTAATCGTCATGAAGTCGTGGCCATTAAAACCACAAATGGTTCTGCTTGTATCATGGCGTCAAAAAGCATAAATAATCATGTACTCATTGGTTCAGCCCTCAATGCAAAAGCAAGTGCTGCTCTGGCTAGCTCAATTGCTATTCACAATGGTGGATTTATTAGTATTGTTTTGGCTGGTTGGCGGGGGCAAATTGCATTGGATGATTTATATATTGCTTCGCTTATTTTCGATAATATTCCCCACAAAAAGCTTTTAACAGGTGTTATTAAATACCAAGGAGTAGATGATTTGTATTCGGCAATGATAGGGACAGAAGCTGCAAAACGATTACATAAATTAGGCTATGAAAAAGATATTTTAACCTGTGCACAACAAGATGTTACACAAACTGTACCTTACTATGATGGTGAGTTGATACGTTCTTGGCATCCTACAGGAGATAACTAA
- a CDS encoding sulfite exporter TauE/SafE family protein, translated as MDTWFFIFVLIGFGAQMIDGGLGMGYGMISMSILMALGIPPSLASAAVHTSEIFTTGFSGASHLILKNVDYNLFRSLVIPGALGGIIGSFLLTIITVQIKPFIALYLLIMASFIVYKAVNFIRQRKKIHPVVIYDVQIPDKLARRKWHLIILGFVGGFCDAVGGGGWGAIVISTLLAQGEIARYTIGSVNLAECVVTISISIMFFLTIGIKYWPIIIGLVVGGAIAAPISAYITRIIPAHLLMFLVSLLISVISLKTLWSIMS; from the coding sequence ATGGATACATGGTTTTTTATCTTTGTATTAATAGGTTTTGGCGCACAAATGATTGATGGTGGTCTTGGAATGGGTTATGGCATGATCAGTATGAGCATACTAATGGCCTTAGGGATACCTCCTTCGTTAGCTAGCGCCGCTGTGCATACATCTGAAATATTTACAACGGGGTTCTCGGGCGCCTCTCATCTAATTTTAAAAAATGTTGATTATAATTTATTTCGTTCTCTGGTTATTCCTGGAGCACTTGGTGGAATTATTGGCAGTTTCTTATTGACCATAATCACTGTGCAAATTAAACCTTTTATTGCTTTGTATTTATTGATCATGGCAAGTTTTATTGTGTATAAAGCAGTTAATTTTATCCGTCAGCGTAAAAAAATACATCCAGTGGTGATCTATGACGTCCAGATACCTGACAAATTAGCCCGGAGAAAATGGCATTTAATTATTCTTGGTTTTGTTGGGGGATTTTGTGATGCCGTAGGCGGTGGTGGTTGGGGCGCTATTGTCATATCGACTTTACTTGCTCAGGGCGAAATAGCTCGTTACACCATTGGCTCAGTAAATTTGGCAGAATGTGTAGTAACTATTAGCATTTCCATTATGTTCTTTTTGACTATTGGCATTAAGTATTGGCCAATTATTATTGGATTAGTGGTAGGGGGAGCAATTGCGGCACCCATCTCGGCTTATATAACTCGAATTATTCCTGCACATCTATTGATGTTCTTGGTTAGTTTATTAATCTCGGTTATAAGTTTAAAAACGCTCTGGTCAATTATGAGTTAA
- a CDS encoding tetratricopeptide repeat protein, with protein sequence MPNLFYKDGVNAFHESNYEKAKNLFLQSTYENPEHAKSYFYLGQCHFFCDEKEQAINPLKKFIYLEQNNSSEVANVSYAFDVVGQCYEAANKDTAALRCYETATHVFPSCASAWHNMGLLYLKSAQHYLETDLPKSAKFFNGAQNFIKKALEICSDNPMFLRSIANWYEQYIELLKKAIEDEETTQKNITNNFNYAIQYYKKALDVCKEDDIGLKNIILSNLTECLAQCGHHLYRNKDYKEAQKYYLEAIHLDSDHLIVISQMGMSLFKQECFQEARNYFSSILEKTQDSQEIADAWLNIACTYRLEKEWDKAEASLKQAKTLAPEDSSIADEELKLTDAKLSSLLISTPQTLFSNLNSVPQSSGNKVIQEPNFSPM encoded by the coding sequence ATGCCCAACTTATTTTATAAGGACGGAGTAAACGCATTTCATGAAAGTAATTATGAAAAAGCTAAGAACCTATTTCTGCAATCAACTTATGAAAATCCTGAACATGCAAAAAGTTATTTTTATTTAGGTCAATGTCATTTTTTCTGTGATGAAAAAGAACAAGCTATTAACCCTTTAAAAAAATTTATTTACTTAGAGCAAAATAATTCTTCAGAAGTAGCTAATGTTTCTTATGCATTTGATGTAGTGGGTCAATGTTATGAGGCTGCAAATAAAGATACTGCGGCCTTAAGATGCTATGAGACAGCAACTCATGTTTTTCCATCTTGTGCTTCTGCTTGGCACAATATGGGCTTGCTATATCTAAAATCTGCTCAGCATTACCTCGAAACAGACCTACCAAAAAGTGCTAAATTTTTTAATGGAGCACAGAATTTTATTAAAAAAGCCTTAGAAATTTGCAGCGATAATCCAATGTTCTTACGTAGTATAGCCAATTGGTACGAGCAATATATTGAGCTTCTTAAAAAAGCGATTGAGGATGAAGAAACGACGCAGAAAAACATCACTAATAATTTTAATTATGCAATTCAGTATTACAAGAAAGCATTAGATGTATGTAAAGAAGATGATATTGGTCTAAAAAATATTATTTTATCAAATCTTACAGAATGCTTAGCGCAATGTGGTCACCATCTTTATAGAAATAAAGATTACAAAGAAGCACAAAAATATTATTTAGAAGCAATTCACTTGGATTCAGATCACCTTATTGTAATTAGCCAAATGGGAATGTCTCTTTTCAAACAGGAGTGCTTCCAAGAAGCAAGAAACTATTTTTCGTCTATTCTAGAAAAAACTCAAGATTCACAAGAAATCGCTGACGCCTGGTTAAATATTGCTTGCACCTATCGATTAGAAAAAGAATGGGATAAAGCAGAAGCGTCACTTAAACAAGCTAAAACATTAGCACCTGAAGATTCTTCTATTGCCGATGAAGAATTAAAATTAACCGATGCAAAACTGTCATCCTTGCTCATCTCTACACCGCAAACACTATTTAGTAACCTAAACTCTGTTCCCCAGAGTAGTGGAAATAAAGTTATTCAAGAACCAAATTTTAGCCCTATGTAA
- a CDS encoding DUF4113 domain-containing protein: MSAFNQAICLLLIKVLSLPSREDLTQYSNSIGFRLVNPTDDVRYLTTAAKFCLKRIYRKDIQYHKCGALLADLIDKQYRQMDLFHQPADEDILQTEKVIKHIDGINQKYGPRTVRLAAEGFRKSWSMKRQLKSPHYTTRWFELPVAYLK, translated from the coding sequence ATGTCGGCATTCAACCAGGCGATATGCTTATTGTTGATAAAAGTATTGAGCCTACCCAGTCGCGAAGATTTAACGCAATATTCCAATTCAATCGGGTTTCGCTTGGTAAATCCAACCGATGATGTGAGGTATTTAACAACCGCTGCTAAATTTTGTCTTAAACGCATCTATCGCAAAGATATTCAATATCATAAATGTGGTGCGCTATTGGCAGATTTAATTGATAAGCAATATCGGCAAATGGATTTATTTCATCAACCCGCAGACGAGGACATTCTGCAAACAGAAAAAGTGATAAAACATATTGATGGGATTAATCAAAAATACGGACCGAGAACGGTGCGACTGGCAGCCGAAGGGTTTAGAAAATCATGGTCAATGAAGAGACAATTAAAGTCTCCCCATTACACCACACGATGGTTTGAACTTCCTGTCGCCTATTTAAAGTAA
- a CDS encoding GNAT family N-acetyltransferase: MENLVENDIFIDETENSAINAIIKKGIIDYNAPFFGSTSSLPFTIYVKDFKSNVIAGLTGFYREKYARVDLFWVHNEFRNQGLGRKLILKLEEFSKTKGCRYIQLDTFDFQARPFYEKLGFECIGTISKWVEDRDCHFMRKIISQLKS, translated from the coding sequence ATGGAAAATTTGGTAGAAAATGATATTTTTATTGATGAAACAGAGAATTCAGCAATAAACGCTATCATAAAAAAGGGGATAATTGACTATAACGCCCCATTTTTTGGTTCGACCTCTTCACTGCCTTTCACTATTTATGTCAAGGATTTCAAATCAAATGTTATTGCAGGTCTTACAGGTTTTTACAGAGAGAAATATGCGCGTGTAGATTTATTTTGGGTTCATAATGAATTTCGTAATCAAGGGCTAGGTAGAAAGTTGATTTTGAAATTGGAAGAATTCAGTAAAACAAAAGGATGCCGCTATATTCAACTGGATACGTTTGACTTTCAGGCAAGACCTTTTTATGAAAAATTAGGGTTTGAATGTATTGGTACTATATCTAAGTGGGTTGAAGATAGGGACTGTCACTTCATGAGAAAAATCATATCTCAATTGAAGAGCTAA
- a CDS encoding class I SAM-dependent methyltransferase yields MKSDSLSQLVDLIKNNSEKMEELDEIPYMFIDESRLMIYTAKPEPSSLIRKIDVFLSFGSNLPILQITNTKNEKSLYKIKAGKEAELLKALKDAGIPPDLAFLRPRVPSLSDQEWDNLKKYDEETEKLYQVIRQNISMNVLKNIDPNSDEIVLIDIGTGLGDCLDVTTTSLHELGKSIRSIGIDTSEANITTANKRFSAKNYLFIKEDSKNVEAFLNRTLPLSSEPYTIITASGSLTREVLNNTLEAHTILQQLLRGGADLVVIGGKTEPLVTRRIAKKVGWNCDLVPRSDFELAGIYILTPNPSYLPKIKNNHLDLSLHAHPLSLLEKYPKADLSKIISIDLGLSYLRSHEVDQLLELCPKLKTIQIAGIEPWVKSMESALSNTDIMLSKRPENYIDNSNSNPNKWELKKTSSNFYNRYFLSLNNKKIDYLQRVIQENPEIYIWAPVVTEHGIVSSLPITSRGDYTKENLDGFLKKLEFMALEGDYAAAYALAINYEKGYKHYFLLGNYVGESNFYDLDKSLKYFNLLFEKGYPVEKDIQRVQEKIDQNKTSFDIYREVLEAGELDLEEIDSGVEKGDLVESDRVNAEEKFSQYEPSVDELKEMVKLSELDLEQIESGLPEDTEDYIGESEEQDNIEMKEKSSNLNRYALFSSAKNVDSLKEFIQSQPEKYIWFPIKTGNGYVSRVDTKPLFLLSPKNELDNHLKKLEAMAFNGDDAAAYTLALNYEKGYKYHYYRHGYVDCTSLKNLDKSLKYFLLLQKRGYPMDQDVQRVQEKVDQSKDSFTYLKEQVEQEKPHQDEQKNEISSTNLSDKTP; encoded by the coding sequence ATGAAATCAGATTCCCTTTCCCAGCTTGTTGATCTCATTAAGAATAATTCAGAGAAAATGGAAGAGTTAGATGAAATCCCCTATATGTTTATTGATGAAAGCCGTCTAATGATCTATACGGCTAAGCCAGAGCCAAGCTCGTTAATAAGAAAGATAGACGTTTTTTTGAGTTTTGGTTCTAACTTACCGATTTTACAAATAACGAACACAAAAAATGAGAAGAGTTTATACAAAATTAAAGCAGGTAAAGAAGCTGAACTGCTTAAAGCTTTAAAAGACGCAGGGATTCCTCCTGATTTGGCTTTTTTGAGGCCGCGAGTTCCTTCTCTAAGTGATCAGGAATGGGATAATCTAAAAAAATACGATGAAGAAACCGAAAAATTGTATCAGGTCATTCGTCAAAATATTTCAATGAATGTTTTAAAAAATATAGACCCGAATTCAGATGAAATCGTACTTATTGATATAGGCACGGGTCTAGGAGATTGTTTAGATGTAACAACGACCTCCTTACATGAACTTGGCAAGTCAATTAGGTCAATTGGTATAGATACTAGTGAAGCTAACATTACGACCGCAAATAAACGTTTCTCTGCTAAAAATTATCTTTTTATTAAGGAGGACTCAAAAAATGTGGAGGCTTTTTTAAATCGGACATTACCATTATCGAGTGAACCATATACCATTATTACCGCGAGTGGCTCTTTAACAAGGGAGGTTTTAAATAATACGCTCGAAGCCCATACGATCCTTCAACAGCTACTAAGAGGGGGGGCTGATCTTGTTGTGATAGGGGGTAAAACAGAACCTTTAGTAACAAGACGTATAGCAAAAAAAGTGGGATGGAATTGTGATCTTGTGCCCCGTTCAGATTTTGAGTTAGCAGGAATTTATATACTCACTCCAAATCCAAGTTACTTACCAAAAATAAAAAATAATCATCTGGATTTATCCCTTCATGCACATCCTTTAAGTTTACTTGAAAAATATCCTAAAGCAGATTTGAGTAAAATTATTAGTATCGATTTAGGATTATCTTATTTAAGATCTCATGAAGTTGACCAATTGTTAGAGTTATGTCCTAAACTAAAAACGATTCAAATCGCCGGCATAGAGCCTTGGGTAAAATCAATGGAGTCGGCTTTGAGCAATACCGATATCATGCTATCAAAAAGGCCAGAAAACTACATTGATAATTCAAACTCTAACCCAAATAAATGGGAATTGAAGAAAACATCATCTAATTTTTACAATAGATATTTTCTTTCTCTTAATAATAAAAAGATTGATTATCTGCAGAGGGTTATACAAGAAAACCCTGAAATATATATATGGGCACCGGTCGTTACAGAACATGGTATTGTATCATCGCTTCCTATTACTTCTCGTGGTGATTACACCAAAGAGAATTTAGACGGCTTTCTTAAGAAATTAGAGTTCATGGCTCTTGAAGGAGACTATGCTGCAGCCTACGCTTTAGCAATAAATTATGAGAAAGGTTATAAACATTACTTTCTATTAGGTAACTATGTTGGAGAGTCTAATTTTTATGATTTAGATAAAAGTTTAAAATATTTTAATCTCCTCTTTGAAAAAGGTTACCCTGTTGAAAAAGATATTCAAAGAGTTCAGGAAAAAATCGACCAAAATAAAACCTCATTTGATATTTATAGAGAAGTTTTAGAAGCAGGAGAGCTTGACTTAGAAGAAATTGATAGTGGCGTTGAAAAAGGGGACCTAGTAGAGAGTGATAGAGTCAACGCTGAGGAGAAATTTAGCCAATATGAACCCTCCGTTGATGAGCTTAAAGAAATGGTCAAATTAAGTGAACTTGATTTAGAGCAAATTGAAAGCGGTTTACCTGAGGACACTGAAGACTACATAGGTGAGTCAGAAGAACAAGATAATATAGAAATGAAAGAAAAGTCATCTAACCTAAATAGATACGCTCTCTTTTCTAGTGCGAAAAACGTGGATAGTCTTAAGGAGTTTATACAGAGCCAGCCTGAGAAATATATTTGGTTCCCAATTAAAACAGGCAATGGCTATGTATCTAGGGTCGATACTAAACCCTTGTTTTTGTTATCACCAAAAAATGAATTAGATAACCATCTTAAAAAATTAGAAGCCATGGCCTTTAATGGAGATGACGCTGCCGCTTATACATTGGCATTAAACTATGAGAAAGGTTACAAATATCATTATTATAGACATGGTTATGTGGACTGTACTTCCTTAAAAAATTTAGATAAAAGTTTGAAATATTTTCTTCTGTTGCAAAAAAGAGGATATCCAATGGATCAAGATGTCCAGAGAGTTCAAGAAAAAGTCGATCAGAGCAAGGACTCATTTACTTATTTAAAAGAACAGGTAGAGCAAGAAAAGCCTCATCAGGATGAGCAAAAAAATGAAATCAGTTCAACAAACTTGTCTGATAAAACACCCTAA
- a CDS encoding Lpg1974 family pore-forming outer membrane protein, translated as MTYGRIPKACFLGLTLATNAGISFAGAMGDVQDDSRRFFFSASAIYGAITDDSLDKFDYADTQSPTGNVVTHLSDVDPRWGYALSLGYQFGPQYSNDVVLSYTNLRNRGTQFAGNSEAGAVMKNTTSLVMGNFDNNPTLIGPSLASISSYFKYQSGELVTHNNVQSTFAPQIRFSRFYGIKATEFKKGFSTTYNGTTTDIFGEPFPQSDYVQYEAKYWAIGPKAGAGAYWDFNRYFNIGGDLSLAVLGGSRKAQINEYLTTGVPVPNLPLSNFYTYHRGYDSTLWVVPVLGANLVAAANYDFAGGSRLGLEVGLNTELYWSEIASERYRRVEGANRLTIDQRFSIRNVFLKATYYC; from the coding sequence ATGACTTACGGACGTATTCCTAAAGCATGCTTTTTAGGATTGACTTTAGCTACTAATGCAGGTATTTCTTTTGCCGGTGCTATGGGAGATGTACAGGATGACAGCAGACGTTTTTTCTTTAGTGCGTCAGCTATATATGGTGCCATTACTGATGACTCTCTAGACAAGTTTGATTATGCCGATACCCAAAGTCCTACTGGTAATGTCGTAACTCATTTATCTGATGTTGATCCACGTTGGGGATATGCTTTAAGTCTGGGATATCAATTTGGCCCTCAATACAGCAATGATGTAGTCTTAAGCTATACAAACCTGAGAAATCGTGGCACCCAGTTTGCTGGGAACTCAGAAGCGGGCGCAGTCATGAAGAATACCACGAGTCTGGTGATGGGAAATTTTGATAACAATCCTACATTAATTGGTCCATCTCTAGCATCTATAAGCAGTTATTTTAAATATCAAAGCGGTGAATTGGTTACTCACAATAATGTTCAAAGTACTTTTGCACCCCAAATCCGTTTTTCCAGATTTTACGGAATTAAAGCAACAGAATTTAAAAAAGGTTTCAGTACGACATACAACGGTACGACTACCGATATTTTTGGCGAACCATTTCCTCAATCAGATTATGTTCAATACGAAGCTAAATATTGGGCTATTGGGCCCAAAGCAGGAGCGGGAGCTTATTGGGATTTTAACCGCTATTTTAATATAGGTGGCGATTTGTCACTGGCAGTTCTTGGTGGTTCACGAAAGGCACAAATAAATGAGTATCTTACAACAGGAGTGCCGGTTCCCAATTTGCCACTAAGCAATTTTTACACCTATCACAGAGGCTATGATTCTACTTTATGGGTTGTTCCTGTGTTAGGTGCCAATCTTGTAGCTGCTGCCAATTATGACTTTGCCGGTGGTAGTCGATTAGGACTTGAAGTTGGTTTAAATACAGAGCTCTACTGGTCGGAAATAGCTTCTGAACGCTATCGTCGTGTAGAAGGTGCGAATAGATTGACTATAGATCAGCGCTTTTCTATACGTAATGTATTCTTGAAAGCTACTTATTATTGCTAA